Proteins encoded by one window of Haloarcula pelagica:
- a CDS encoding cupin domain-containing protein — protein sequence MPANKRFVQPDDVETIRLDWGTLKWLNAPDVTGSEEFSAGVVVLEPGKGHERHTHPDSEEILYFLSGEGTQTIADEERSVSAGEMVFIPSGVEHSTINTSWEPLRFMAVYGPPGPEAEIRDLDEATVFPPGEFPEP from the coding sequence ATGCCAGCCAACAAGCGGTTCGTCCAACCGGACGATGTCGAGACGATACGACTGGACTGGGGGACGCTGAAGTGGCTGAACGCCCCCGACGTGACCGGGTCAGAGGAGTTCAGTGCCGGTGTCGTGGTGCTCGAACCGGGCAAGGGCCACGAGCGCCACACTCACCCCGACAGCGAGGAGATCCTCTACTTCCTCAGCGGGGAGGGCACACAGACGATCGCCGACGAGGAACGGTCGGTCAGTGCGGGCGAGATGGTGTTCATCCCCAGCGGCGTTGAACACAGCACGATCAACACGTCCTGGGAACCACTCCGGTTCATGGCGGTGTACGGCCCGCCCGGACCGGAGGCCGAGATACGCGACCTGGACGAGGCGACGGTGTTCCCGCCGGGGGAGTTCCCGGAGCCGTAA
- a CDS encoding phosphoenolpyruvate hydrolase family protein — protein MKFARSESLERLESTVENDEPVVGAGAGTGISAKFAERGGVDLLIIYNSGRYRMNGRGSLAGILPYGDANEIVLEMGQEVLPVVEDTPVLAGVNGTDPFREMDVFIEDLRRRGFSGVQNFPTVGLIDEDSSFRKNLEETDMGYDKEVEMIREASDQGMLTCPYVFNESQAREMAEAGADVIVSHMGLTTSGDIGAETALSLDEAAERVQAHHDAATSVNDDVLVICHGGPIAWPEDAQYVLDNTEGVVGFFGASSIERLATEDAIENQAREFKEMELS, from the coding sequence ATGAAGTTTGCGCGAAGCGAGTCGCTAGAGCGGCTAGAATCGACTGTGGAAAACGACGAGCCGGTCGTCGGCGCGGGAGCGGGGACGGGAATCTCGGCGAAGTTCGCCGAGCGCGGCGGCGTGGACCTGCTCATCATCTACAACTCGGGCCGGTACCGGATGAACGGTCGCGGGTCGCTTGCAGGTATCCTCCCCTACGGCGACGCCAACGAGATCGTCCTAGAGATGGGACAGGAGGTGCTCCCCGTGGTCGAGGACACGCCGGTACTGGCGGGCGTCAACGGGACCGACCCGTTCCGCGAGATGGACGTGTTCATCGAGGACCTCCGTCGCCGCGGGTTCTCGGGCGTCCAGAACTTCCCCACGGTGGGGCTCATCGACGAGGACAGTTCCTTCCGCAAGAACCTCGAAGAGACCGACATGGGCTACGACAAGGAAGTCGAGATGATCCGTGAGGCCAGCGATCAGGGGATGTTGACCTGTCCGTACGTCTTCAACGAGTCCCAGGCTCGGGAGATGGCCGAGGCCGGTGCCGATGTCATCGTCTCCCACATGGGGCTGACCACATCGGGCGACATCGGCGCCGAGACTGCCTTGAGTCTCGACGAGGCCGCCGAGCGCGTCCAGGCACACCACGACGCGGCCACGAGCGTTAACGACGACGTGCTGGTCATCTGCCACGGCGGCCCGATCGCCTGGCCGGAAGACGCACAGTACGTCCTCGACAACACCGAGGGCGTCGTCGGCTTCTTCGGTGCCTCCAGCATCGAGCGCCTCGCGACCGAGGACGCGATCGAGAACCAGGCGCGCGAGTTCAAGGAGATGGAACTCTCATGA